One Panicum virgatum strain AP13 chromosome 9K, P.virgatum_v5, whole genome shotgun sequence genomic region harbors:
- the LOC120649073 gene encoding B2 protein-like yields the protein MDNLWHLGDDLRGQPKVVEDRQWSLMTSKLAEITKSKGERMNDLDYARMNTVPEVKQWDKMSYHHDEPRMDHINLGLMNLDLKMNDLKMNEAAMKNSFRNMGYNMNPVYPKGNNGNINAFKMNVGVTKYSNSPSVKEANGKNNGGNNNGSNSNGNTNNNSAIEKRFKTLPTSEMLPRNEVLGGYIFVCNNDTMQEDLKRQLFGLPARYRDSVRAITPGLPLFLYNYTTHQLHGVFEAASFGGSNIDPTAWEDKKCKGESRFPAQVRIRIRKLCEPLEEDSFRPVLHHYDGPKFRLELSIAETLSLLDLCEKEGI from the exons ATGGACAACCTGTGGCATCTTGGAGATGACCTCCGTGGCCAGCCAAAGGTTGTGGAGGACCGCCAGTGGTCCCTCATGACCTCCAAGCTCGCTGAGATCACCAAGTCCAAGGGAGAGAGGATGAACGACCTCGATTATGCGCGCATGAACACTGTCCCTGAGGTCAAGCAGTGGGATAAGATGTCCTACCACCACGATGAGCCCAGGATGGATCACATCAATCTTGGCCTCATGAACCTGGATCTGAAAATGAATGATCTGAAGATGAATGAGGCTGCCATGAAGAACTCCTTCCGCAACATGGGTTATAACATGAACCCAGTGTACCCCAAAGGAAACAACGGAAATATTAATGCGTTCAAGATGAATGTTGGGGTCACCAAGTATTCCAACAGCCCTAGTGTCAAAGAGGCCAATGGAAAAAACAATGGTGGCAACAACAATGGAAGCAACAGCAATGGGAACACCAATAACAACTCTGCTATTGAAAAGCGCTTCAAGACACTGCCAACAAGTGAGATGCTACCAAGGAATGAAGTCCTTGGTGGGTACATCTTTGTCTGCAACAACGATACCATGCAGGAAGATCTCAAGAGGCAGCTTTTTG GGTTGCCAGCAAGATATCGGGATTCAGTCCGAGCAATTACCCCTGGGCTGCCTCTTTTCCTCTATAACTACACGACTCACCAGCTTCATGGGGTATTTGAG GCTGCCAGTTTTGGTGGATCTAATATTGATCCCACTGCATGGGAGGATAAGAAGTGTAAAGGTGAATCCAGATTCCCAGCACAG GTGAGGATTCGCATTAGGAAGCTCTGCGAGCCGTTGGAAGAGGATTCTTTCAGGCCAGTTTTGCATCATTATGATGGCCCAAAGTTTCGCCTTGAGCTCTCCATTGCGGAG ACCTTGTCGCTGCTAGACCTGTGCGAGAAGGAAGGCATCTGA
- the LOC120648931 gene encoding uncharacterized protein At5g65660, whose product MWTTALARTTDGSAYLTVQTQSLHQIGRIMQMNRLQDLTPAPSMTVPIEHSARPTLGFPLGTALLLLVIFSLSGMFSCCYHWDKLRSLLRSRHPAMFQEGEHTVISIGSSPSKTASDHKLEKMGKECGLPVIMPGDKIPKFFARPCPHEMCLPEAEKTEAALETKCSGHGTICICTSVHESTLSR is encoded by the exons ATGTGGACCACAGCACTGGCCAGAACCACGGATGGTTCTGCCTACCTGACCGTGCAA ACCCAGTCTCTTCACCAGATAGGTAGAATTATGCAAATGAACAGGCTACAAGATCTGACACCTGCTCCATCCATGACAGTGCCGATCGAGCATTCCGCTAGGCCGACGCTGGGGTTTCCCTTGGGAACTGCGCTGTTGCTTCTTGTGATCTTCTCCCTCAGTGGCATGTTCTCATGTTGCTACCACTGGGACAAGCTCCGCTCCCTCCTTCGGTCTCGGCATCCTGCCATGTTCCAAGAGGGTGAGCATACCGTGATCTCCATCGGATCATCACCGAGCAAGACAGCTTCTGATCACAAG CTGGAGAAAATGGGGAAAGAGTGTGGTTTGCCTGTTATTATGCCTGGGGACAAGATCCCCAAATTCTTTGCGAGGCCCTGCCCACACGAGATGTGTTTGCCTGAAGCAGAGAAGACTGAAGCTGCGTTGGAAACCAAATGTTCGGGTCATGGGACCATTTGTATCTGTACATCAGTACATGAAAGCACACTTAGCCGTTAG
- the LOC120649072 gene encoding AFG1-like ATPase isoform X2, whose amino-acid sequence MILRRIHLHACASRRSLAPAALCGTSPRALPSAGAGLLRRLHGAAGDGPSDSEHGRKPGPLTLYRNLVSQGKLTYDSYQENVASDLDNLLTRLQQYGMEMEDYHAQLYIWENSREKERRRLLVEEAEDKQSDGVWIDEKRGFLDKLVTRRRRGSIEPGVGKWVSYLNREKKLDKLVGQRPVAPVAPKGLYLYGNVGSGKTMLMDMFYGATEGVIKHRRRFHFHETIDVFAVVALSGILSRLLSTGTVLVATSNKAPEDLNQDGMQRDIFLELLSKLDENCNKILVGTEKDYRRLIPTEGSTQVHYFWPVTSDTCSMYEAMWHGITNQVGGDIIFITIPVMFGRSIEIPQSCNGVARFDFEYLCGRPARRFITLIDELYNHHCRLVCLASSSIDDLFQGTEEGPLFDLESFQFETEAEGTKLRRDVLAEGNVGLRPSTSGLVAILSGQEEMFAFRRAISRLIEMQTPLYLEHVQHAHPSFQLQGPAVASNNRTCVSQCAPSV is encoded by the exons ATGATCCTCCGGCGGATACATCTACATGCCTGCGCCTCCCGCCGATCCCTCGCGCCCGCCGCCCTCTGCGGAACCTCACCGCGCGCCTTGCCTTCTGCTGGGGCTGGCCTCCTCCGTCGCCTCCACGGCGCGGCGGGAGACGGTCCTTCGGATTCCGAGCACGGCCGCAAGCCAG GTCCGCTTACGCTCTACAGGAATCTAGTAAGCCAAGGGAAACTCACTTATGACAGCTACCAGGAAAATGTAGCTTCTGACTTAGACAACTTACTCACAAGACTCCAACAATATGGGATGGAAATGGAGGATTACCAT GCGCAGCTGTACATATGGGAGAATAGCAGGGAGAAAGAGAGGCGAAGGCTTCTTGTTGAAGAAGCTGAAGATAAGCAGAGTGATGGTGTATGGATAGATGAGAAAAGGGGATTTCTTGACAAGTTGGTTACACG gagaagaagaggaagcataGAACCTGGAGTTGGGAAGTGGGTCTCATACCTGAACCGAGAGAAGAAATTAGATAAACTGGTTGGCCAGAGACCAGTTGCTCCTGTTGCTCCTAAAGGATTGTATCTCTATGGAAATGTTGGAAGTG GGAAGACAATGTTGATGGACATGTTCTATGGGGCCACTGAAGGTGTTATCAAACACAGGAGGAGGTTTCACTTCCATGAG ACTATTGATGTATTCGCAGTTGTGGCCCTGTCTGGCATTCTAAGCAGATTGTTAAGCACAGGGACTGTGCTGGTAGCAACTAGTAATAAAGCACCCGAAGATCTGAATCAG GATGGGATGCAAAGGGACATCTTCCTTGAGTTATTATCTAAATTAGATGAAAATTGCAATAAGATTCTTGTGGGAACTGAAAAGGATTATCGTCGCCTAATTCCAACAGAAGGCTCAACTCAG GTTCACTATTTTTGGCCTGTTACTTCTGATACTTGCAGCATGTACGAGGCTATGTGGCATGGCATAACTAACCAAGTAGGAGGAGACATTATTTTTATCACCATTCCGGTAATGTTTGGGAG ATCTATTGAGATTCCTCAAAGCTGTAATGGTGTGGCAAGATTTGACTTCGAGTACCTATGTGGTCGCCCA GCAAGAAGGTTTATCACCCTTATTGATGAGCTGTACAATCATCACTGCCGTCTTGTATGTCTAGCTTCCTCGTCCATTGATGATCTTTTCCAAGGAACTGAGGAAGGACCCCTTTTTGATTTAGAAAG TTTTCAATTTGAAACTGAGGCCGAGGGGACAAAGCTAAGGAGGGATGTTTTAGCAGAAGGCAATGTTGGCTTGAGGCCTTCTACTAGTGGGCTTGTGGCAATATTGTCTGGTCAAGAAGAGATGTTTGCGTTCCGCAGGGCG ATATCTCGGCTTATCGAGATGCAGACCCCACTGTATCTGGAGCATGTGCAGCATGCCCATCCCTCCTTCCAACTGCAGGGTCCGGCTGTAGCAAGCAACAATAGGACTTGTGTTTCTCAGTGTGCTCCATCGGTCTGA
- the LOC120649072 gene encoding AFG1-like ATPase isoform X1 — translation MILRRIHLHACASRRSLAPAALCGTSPRALPSAGAGLLRRLHGAAGDGPSDSEHGRKPGPLTLYRNLVSQGKLTYDSYQENVASDLDNLLTRLQQYGMEMEDYHAQLYIWENSREKERRRLLVEEAEDKQSDGVWIDEKRGFLDKLVTRRRRGSIEPGVGKWVSYLNREKKLDKLVGQRPVAPVAPKGLYLYGNVGSGKTMLMDMFYGATEGVIKHRRRFHFHETIDVFAVVALSGILSRLLSTGTVLVATSNKAPEDLNQDGMQRDIFLELLSKLDENCNKILVGTEKDYRRLIPTEGSTQVHYFWPVTSDTCSMYEAMWHGITNQVGGDIIFITIPVMFGRSIEIPQSCNGVARFDFEYLCGRPVGAADYIAIARNYHTIFISEIPAMSMKIRDKARRFITLIDELYNHHCRLVCLASSSIDDLFQGTEEGPLFDLESFQFETEAEGTKLRRDVLAEGNVGLRPSTSGLVAILSGQEEMFAFRRAISRLIEMQTPLYLEHVQHAHPSFQLQGPAVASNNRTCVSQCAPSV, via the exons ATGATCCTCCGGCGGATACATCTACATGCCTGCGCCTCCCGCCGATCCCTCGCGCCCGCCGCCCTCTGCGGAACCTCACCGCGCGCCTTGCCTTCTGCTGGGGCTGGCCTCCTCCGTCGCCTCCACGGCGCGGCGGGAGACGGTCCTTCGGATTCCGAGCACGGCCGCAAGCCAG GTCCGCTTACGCTCTACAGGAATCTAGTAAGCCAAGGGAAACTCACTTATGACAGCTACCAGGAAAATGTAGCTTCTGACTTAGACAACTTACTCACAAGACTCCAACAATATGGGATGGAAATGGAGGATTACCAT GCGCAGCTGTACATATGGGAGAATAGCAGGGAGAAAGAGAGGCGAAGGCTTCTTGTTGAAGAAGCTGAAGATAAGCAGAGTGATGGTGTATGGATAGATGAGAAAAGGGGATTTCTTGACAAGTTGGTTACACG gagaagaagaggaagcataGAACCTGGAGTTGGGAAGTGGGTCTCATACCTGAACCGAGAGAAGAAATTAGATAAACTGGTTGGCCAGAGACCAGTTGCTCCTGTTGCTCCTAAAGGATTGTATCTCTATGGAAATGTTGGAAGTG GGAAGACAATGTTGATGGACATGTTCTATGGGGCCACTGAAGGTGTTATCAAACACAGGAGGAGGTTTCACTTCCATGAG ACTATTGATGTATTCGCAGTTGTGGCCCTGTCTGGCATTCTAAGCAGATTGTTAAGCACAGGGACTGTGCTGGTAGCAACTAGTAATAAAGCACCCGAAGATCTGAATCAG GATGGGATGCAAAGGGACATCTTCCTTGAGTTATTATCTAAATTAGATGAAAATTGCAATAAGATTCTTGTGGGAACTGAAAAGGATTATCGTCGCCTAATTCCAACAGAAGGCTCAACTCAG GTTCACTATTTTTGGCCTGTTACTTCTGATACTTGCAGCATGTACGAGGCTATGTGGCATGGCATAACTAACCAAGTAGGAGGAGACATTATTTTTATCACCATTCCGGTAATGTTTGGGAG ATCTATTGAGATTCCTCAAAGCTGTAATGGTGTGGCAAGATTTGACTTCGAGTACCTATGTGGTCGCCCA GTCGGGGCTGCAGATTATATAGCAATAGCCAGGAACTACCATACTATTTTCATATCAGAAATTCCAGCTA TGAGTATGAAGATCCGTGACAAG GCAAGAAGGTTTATCACCCTTATTGATGAGCTGTACAATCATCACTGCCGTCTTGTATGTCTAGCTTCCTCGTCCATTGATGATCTTTTCCAAGGAACTGAGGAAGGACCCCTTTTTGATTTAGAAAG TTTTCAATTTGAAACTGAGGCCGAGGGGACAAAGCTAAGGAGGGATGTTTTAGCAGAAGGCAATGTTGGCTTGAGGCCTTCTACTAGTGGGCTTGTGGCAATATTGTCTGGTCAAGAAGAGATGTTTGCGTTCCGCAGGGCG ATATCTCGGCTTATCGAGATGCAGACCCCACTGTATCTGGAGCATGTGCAGCATGCCCATCCCTCCTTCCAACTGCAGGGTCCGGCTGTAGCAAGCAACAATAGGACTTGTGTTTCTCAGTGTGCTCCATCGGTCTGA
- the LOC120649072 gene encoding AFG1-like ATPase isoform X3, whose product MTIQKDNFISQISLNLVSQGKLTYDSYQENVASDLDNLLTRLQQYGMEMEDYHAQLYIWENSREKERRRLLVEEAEDKQSDGVWIDEKRGFLDKLVTRRRRGSIEPGVGKWVSYLNREKKLDKLVGQRPVAPVAPKGLYLYGNVGSGKTMLMDMFYGATEGVIKHRRRFHFHETIDVFAVVALSGILSRLLSTGTVLVATSNKAPEDLNQDGMQRDIFLELLSKLDENCNKILVGTEKDYRRLIPTEGSTQVHYFWPVTSDTCSMYEAMWHGITNQVGGDIIFITIPVMFGRSIEIPQSCNGVARFDFEYLCGRPVGAADYIAIARNYHTIFISEIPAMSMKIRDKARRFITLIDELYNHHCRLVCLASSSIDDLFQGTEEGPLFDLESFQFETEAEGTKLRRDVLAEGNVGLRPSTSGLVAILSGQEEMFAFRRAISRLIEMQTPLYLEHVQHAHPSFQLQGPAVASNNRTCVSQCAPSV is encoded by the exons ATGACGATACAAAAGGATAATTTCATTTCTCAAATTTCACT GAATCTAGTAAGCCAAGGGAAACTCACTTATGACAGCTACCAGGAAAATGTAGCTTCTGACTTAGACAACTTACTCACAAGACTCCAACAATATGGGATGGAAATGGAGGATTACCAT GCGCAGCTGTACATATGGGAGAATAGCAGGGAGAAAGAGAGGCGAAGGCTTCTTGTTGAAGAAGCTGAAGATAAGCAGAGTGATGGTGTATGGATAGATGAGAAAAGGGGATTTCTTGACAAGTTGGTTACACG gagaagaagaggaagcataGAACCTGGAGTTGGGAAGTGGGTCTCATACCTGAACCGAGAGAAGAAATTAGATAAACTGGTTGGCCAGAGACCAGTTGCTCCTGTTGCTCCTAAAGGATTGTATCTCTATGGAAATGTTGGAAGTG GGAAGACAATGTTGATGGACATGTTCTATGGGGCCACTGAAGGTGTTATCAAACACAGGAGGAGGTTTCACTTCCATGAG ACTATTGATGTATTCGCAGTTGTGGCCCTGTCTGGCATTCTAAGCAGATTGTTAAGCACAGGGACTGTGCTGGTAGCAACTAGTAATAAAGCACCCGAAGATCTGAATCAG GATGGGATGCAAAGGGACATCTTCCTTGAGTTATTATCTAAATTAGATGAAAATTGCAATAAGATTCTTGTGGGAACTGAAAAGGATTATCGTCGCCTAATTCCAACAGAAGGCTCAACTCAG GTTCACTATTTTTGGCCTGTTACTTCTGATACTTGCAGCATGTACGAGGCTATGTGGCATGGCATAACTAACCAAGTAGGAGGAGACATTATTTTTATCACCATTCCGGTAATGTTTGGGAG ATCTATTGAGATTCCTCAAAGCTGTAATGGTGTGGCAAGATTTGACTTCGAGTACCTATGTGGTCGCCCA GTCGGGGCTGCAGATTATATAGCAATAGCCAGGAACTACCATACTATTTTCATATCAGAAATTCCAGCTA TGAGTATGAAGATCCGTGACAAG GCAAGAAGGTTTATCACCCTTATTGATGAGCTGTACAATCATCACTGCCGTCTTGTATGTCTAGCTTCCTCGTCCATTGATGATCTTTTCCAAGGAACTGAGGAAGGACCCCTTTTTGATTTAGAAAG TTTTCAATTTGAAACTGAGGCCGAGGGGACAAAGCTAAGGAGGGATGTTTTAGCAGAAGGCAATGTTGGCTTGAGGCCTTCTACTAGTGGGCTTGTGGCAATATTGTCTGGTCAAGAAGAGATGTTTGCGTTCCGCAGGGCG ATATCTCGGCTTATCGAGATGCAGACCCCACTGTATCTGGAGCATGTGCAGCATGCCCATCCCTCCTTCCAACTGCAGGGTCCGGCTGTAGCAAGCAACAATAGGACTTGTGTTTCTCAGTGTGCTCCATCGGTCTGA